The following proteins come from a genomic window of Gemmatimonas sp.:
- a CDS encoding sulfite exporter TauE/SafE family protein, producing MTLLLLAIGLGAGILSGVFGIGGGIVIVPALVYLAKMPPQQAAGTSLAALVLPLGAAVGALTYYRAGHLQPRDALLIAVGMAVGAFGGSWIATNIDADMLRKGFAVLMVIMAVKMWVG from the coding sequence ATGACCCTCCTGCTTCTTGCCATCGGCCTGGGCGCCGGCATTCTGTCGGGCGTCTTCGGAATAGGCGGCGGCATCGTGATCGTGCCGGCGCTGGTGTATCTCGCGAAAATGCCACCGCAGCAGGCGGCCGGGACGTCGCTGGCGGCGCTGGTGCTGCCACTCGGGGCGGCGGTCGGTGCGCTGACCTACTACCGCGCCGGCCACCTGCAGCCGCGCGATGCGCTGCTCATTGCGGTGGGCATGGCGGTGGGCGCGTTCGGCGGGAGCTGGATTGCCACCAACATCGACGCCGACATGCTGCGCAAGGGCTTCGCCGTGCTCATGGTGATCATGGCGGTGAAGATGTGGGTGGGGTAG
- a CDS encoding VanZ family protein, producing the protein MRTRRASMALFLGAVGVIALVTLVPANGVPAARMPRAWCLVCGPSWLADAVANVALFLPLGAAVSVGRMRARTALLMGAALSLTVELVQWSGIVGARSPAVADLVTNSLGAVAGWGLSQRARATRWRSAAVARRLANGWGAVVLLVLAGTSLAVQPAAPWPPATETVTRPSGFSYSPAFGYFGGEITRVSINDQRLPHPGYGPLVREVAVLGDTLRLELQLRRLEPALTRRSIVFLHAAGDSTPTFMLAQHGSRVEVRRRIRAEAAGFTPLMLVHETGSWRPDEPVRIAAASSSRELAVTVQRHNRVSTSVWALTPLVGWALWQSVVAPGSIDARLVQGCWTIALFLPVGWLVAGARMTPAARGVIATLAWPTALTLALLGLPAATGIHPVRLTDWLLVIGAFGVGALLRRDTARLWSSGRAG; encoded by the coding sequence ATGCGCACGCGACGCGCATCGATGGCGCTGTTCCTCGGCGCTGTCGGTGTGATCGCCCTCGTCACGCTGGTACCGGCCAACGGCGTGCCCGCCGCGCGCATGCCGCGCGCGTGGTGCCTGGTCTGCGGTCCCTCCTGGCTGGCCGACGCCGTCGCCAACGTGGCGCTCTTCCTGCCCCTCGGCGCCGCCGTGTCCGTGGGGCGGATGCGCGCCCGTACGGCGCTGCTCATGGGGGCCGCCCTGTCGTTGACAGTCGAGCTCGTGCAGTGGAGTGGCATCGTCGGCGCACGTTCACCGGCCGTGGCCGACCTCGTCACGAACAGCCTGGGCGCCGTCGCGGGGTGGGGATTGTCGCAGCGGGCGCGCGCCACACGCTGGCGCTCCGCCGCAGTCGCCCGCCGTCTCGCCAACGGCTGGGGCGCCGTGGTGCTCCTCGTACTTGCCGGTACGAGCCTGGCGGTGCAGCCGGCTGCCCCGTGGCCCCCCGCGACCGAGACGGTCACCCGCCCCAGCGGATTCAGCTATTCACCGGCGTTCGGGTATTTCGGAGGCGAGATCACGCGGGTGTCGATCAACGACCAGCGCCTCCCGCATCCGGGATACGGTCCGTTGGTCCGAGAGGTCGCGGTCCTTGGCGACACGCTTCGGCTGGAGCTGCAGCTTCGTCGACTCGAACCGGCCCTGACGCGCCGATCCATCGTCTTTCTGCATGCCGCTGGCGACAGCACGCCAACATTCATGCTCGCGCAGCATGGTTCGCGTGTCGAAGTGCGTCGTCGGATCCGGGCGGAGGCGGCCGGATTCACCCCCCTCATGCTGGTCCACGAAACCGGTTCGTGGCGTCCCGACGAGCCGGTGCGAATCGCCGCGGCGAGTTCGTCGCGGGAGCTGGCGGTGACGGTGCAGCGGCATAACCGCGTTTCGACGAGCGTGTGGGCGTTGACCCCGCTGGTTGGATGGGCGCTGTGGCAATCGGTCGTGGCCCCCGGCAGCATAGATGCGCGCCTCGTGCAGGGCTGCTGGACCATCGCGTTGTTCCTCCCAGTGGGCTGGCTGGTCGCGGGCGCGCGCATGACGCCAGCTGCCCGAGGCGTGATCGCGACACTGGCCTGGCCCACCGCGTTGACCTTGGCGCTTTTGGGGCTTCCGGCCGCCACGGGCATCCATCCCGTTCGCCTCACCGACTGGCTGCTGGTCATCGGGGCCTTCGGCGTAGGAGCGTTACTGCGCCGCGACACGGCGCGCCTCTGGTCCAGCGGTCGCGCCGGATAG
- a CDS encoding M20/M25/M40 family metallo-hydrolase → MLSDSSIAFLKRLLDTPGPSGFEGAPARVWRAEAATFAADIRADVVGNSLATAEGDGTGPTILLAGHIDEIGIIITHIDDKGYVYFEPIGGWDPQVLVAQRIRFLGRHGDVIGVIGKKPIHLMKPDEREKASKITDLWVDIGVTTKAEALELLEVGDAGVIDSRSLDMPNNRLVSRSIDDRIGAFVVLEALRRYAARPGAARVVAAATAQEEIGYSGGGARVAAQSVEATMAVAVDVTFATDHPGMKKEEVGEHSIGGGPVLTRGSVTSPVVYRLLAETAKSLEIPFSIHAAGRFTSTDADAMQLARTGVATALVSIPNRYMHSPNEMVSLDDLDRAAELIAETCRRVTAATDFTAR, encoded by the coding sequence ATGCTTTCTGACTCGTCCATCGCCTTTCTCAAGCGCCTGCTCGATACCCCTGGGCCGTCGGGGTTCGAAGGCGCGCCGGCGCGTGTGTGGCGCGCCGAAGCGGCCACCTTCGCGGCCGACATCCGCGCCGACGTGGTCGGCAACTCGCTGGCCACCGCCGAGGGGGATGGTACCGGCCCCACCATTCTGCTGGCGGGCCATATCGACGAGATCGGCATCATCATCACCCACATCGATGACAAGGGCTACGTCTACTTCGAGCCCATCGGCGGGTGGGACCCCCAGGTCCTCGTAGCGCAGCGCATCCGCTTTCTCGGCCGTCATGGCGATGTCATTGGCGTGATCGGCAAGAAGCCCATTCACCTCATGAAGCCGGACGAGCGCGAGAAGGCCTCCAAGATCACCGATCTGTGGGTGGACATCGGCGTCACGACCAAGGCGGAAGCGCTCGAACTGCTGGAAGTGGGTGACGCGGGGGTCATCGACTCGCGCTCCCTCGACATGCCCAACAACCGCCTCGTGAGCCGCAGCATCGACGACCGCATTGGCGCGTTCGTGGTGCTGGAGGCGCTGCGTCGCTACGCGGCACGCCCCGGGGCGGCGCGCGTCGTGGCCGCCGCAACGGCGCAGGAGGAGATCGGCTACAGCGGCGGTGGGGCGCGCGTGGCGGCGCAGAGCGTGGAGGCCACCATGGCCGTCGCGGTGGACGTGACCTTCGCCACCGATCATCCGGGCATGAAAAAGGAAGAAGTGGGCGAACACTCGATAGGGGGCGGACCGGTGCTCACGCGCGGCAGCGTGACCAGTCCGGTCGTCTACCGATTGCTGGCGGAGACCGCGAAGTCCCTCGAGATCCCCTTCAGCATTCACGCCGCCGGTCGCTTCACCAGCACCGACGCCGATGCCATGCAGCTGGCGCGCACGGGAGTGGCCACGGCGCTGGTGAGCATTCCCAACCGCTACATGCACTCACCGAACGAAATGGTCTCACTCGACGATCTCGATCGCGCCGCCGAGCTCATTGCGGAAACCTGCCGTCGGGTGACGGCCGCCACCGACTTCACGGCGCGCTGA
- a CDS encoding PEP-CTERM sorting domain-containing protein, translated as MSSLLSRSLRFAVVAATVTAASAQAQAPSASATSGYLDFVGTIGGAPIANNIITGPYRAKFQPTGGAMGANAFDIYCFDWLGRAGDSDVQLLTFSDAVMSMAPVPTALRLKFADDPEGTAGGLTTAKLNSAAWLTTQMTMANQARWNEMHVALWRIFWDAGVGSPTLPDLSFQQGSGDPNAQYWFDMAAQNATYDASNFRILAPVDGQGVFRTDRQVFLAQVPEPGSFALTGVGLVALAWVSRRRRHVA; from the coding sequence ATGTCCAGCCTCCTCTCCCGCTCCCTGCGTTTCGCCGTGGTTGCCGCCACCGTAACGGCGGCCTCAGCCCAGGCGCAGGCGCCATCGGCGTCGGCCACCAGCGGCTACCTCGACTTCGTCGGTACCATCGGCGGCGCCCCCATTGCCAACAACATCATCACGGGGCCGTACCGGGCGAAGTTCCAGCCCACTGGCGGCGCCATGGGCGCCAATGCCTTCGACATCTACTGCTTCGACTGGCTCGGCCGTGCCGGCGACAGCGACGTGCAGCTGCTGACCTTCTCCGATGCCGTCATGTCGATGGCGCCGGTGCCGACGGCACTGCGCCTCAAGTTTGCCGACGATCCGGAAGGCACGGCGGGTGGCCTGACGACCGCCAAGCTCAACTCGGCTGCGTGGCTCACCACCCAGATGACCATGGCCAATCAGGCGCGCTGGAATGAGATGCACGTGGCGCTCTGGCGCATCTTCTGGGACGCCGGCGTGGGCAGCCCCACGCTCCCCGATCTCAGCTTCCAGCAGGGGAGTGGTGACCCGAACGCGCAGTACTGGTTCGACATGGCCGCGCAGAATGCCACTTACGACGCGAGCAACTTCCGCATTCTTGCGCCGGTTGACGGGCAGGGCGTTTTCCGTACCGATCGGCAGGTGTTTCTGGCGCAGGTGCCGGAGCCTGGTTCGTTCGCGCTGACGGGTGTGGGACTGGTCGCGCTTGCCTGGGTGTCCCGTCGTCGTCGTCACGTCGCCTGA
- a CDS encoding YggT family protein: MIETVAGVLNTVLVLLRPLVFAAGFLAGVGAITSWGVRTRRISPFSPVARFVRERIDPVLVAPMERRLLRAGGTPYAAPWWALAAVILGGLLLLSGLQFLRDQFLLMAYASQSGGGMLLLLVKWTFSVLRLALFARVIASWVGGGPYSKWWRWSFVLTEWFLAPLRNVIPTIGMIDISVLVAYFGLGLLETVVLSALR; this comes from the coding sequence ATGATCGAGACCGTCGCCGGAGTTCTAAACACCGTCCTCGTGCTGCTGCGGCCGCTGGTGTTTGCCGCCGGGTTCCTTGCGGGGGTGGGGGCCATTACCAGCTGGGGCGTGCGGACGCGGCGCATCTCCCCGTTTTCTCCGGTCGCGCGGTTCGTCCGTGAGCGGATCGACCCGGTGCTGGTCGCGCCCATGGAGCGTCGCCTGCTGCGGGCCGGGGGCACCCCATACGCCGCCCCGTGGTGGGCGCTTGCGGCGGTCATTCTGGGGGGCCTGCTCCTGCTCTCCGGCCTGCAGTTCCTGCGCGACCAGTTCCTGCTCATGGCCTACGCCAGCCAGAGCGGCGGCGGCATGCTCCTGCTGCTGGTGAAGTGGACGTTCAGCGTGCTGCGCCTTGCGCTCTTCGCCCGCGTGATCGCCAGTTGGGTGGGCGGCGGCCCCTACTCGAAGTGGTGGCGCTGGAGTTTCGTCCTGACGGAGTGGTTCCTGGCTCCGTTGCGCAATGTGATCCCCACGATCGGCATGATCGACATCAGCGTGCTCGTGGCGTACTTCGGCCTGGGCCTCCTTGAAACGGTGGTCCTGAGCGCGCTGCGCTGA
- a CDS encoding amidohydrolase — translation MLISLAPRRALLALLLAGTPCLAAAQPRAVASQSPADLIVTNARVYTADDTRPLVEAFAVRGGRIVFTGSAREAVTLTGAATQVVDAGGRTVIPGMVDGHAHFAGLAQKLRSVDLVGTRSYDEVIARVVDRAKTTPAGSWIVGRGWDQNAWGNTAFPTHEALSAAVPDHPVILDRVDGHAALANAAAMRLAGLTAATKDPSGGKILRDAKGAPTGVLIDRASGLVENKVPAPSREELRAALKDAVARMHSLGLVGMHDAGASRESIELFEDMAAKRELNLRLYVMIGDNAEALQHYFALGPRNALYDGQLWVRAVKLYADGAMGSRGAALLEPYSDDPNNSGLLLSAPAHIQEVAERGLAAGFQVNTHAIGDRGNRVVLDAYERAFAQVPRADHRFRVEHAQILHQDDIPRFAQLGVIPSMQASHQTSDMYWIGKRLGPTRLYGAYAWQSLLKTGVVIPNGSDFPVEDVNPLISFHASIARQDARDWPAGGWYPEQRMSREDALRSMTLWPAYAGFQEQVMGSITPGKYADFVVLDQDIMRIPADLVLRTRVLSTWLAGKLVYKAPQ, via the coding sequence ATGCTCATTTCCCTCGCGCCACGCCGCGCGCTCCTCGCGCTGCTTCTGGCCGGCACGCCGTGCCTCGCCGCCGCCCAGCCGCGGGCCGTCGCCTCCCAGTCGCCGGCCGATCTGATCGTCACCAACGCCCGCGTCTACACCGCCGACGACACCCGCCCGCTGGTCGAGGCCTTTGCCGTCCGCGGCGGTCGCATCGTCTTCACCGGCTCGGCGCGCGAAGCGGTCACCCTCACGGGGGCCGCCACACAGGTTGTGGATGCCGGCGGCCGGACGGTCATCCCCGGCATGGTGGACGGCCACGCGCACTTCGCCGGCCTCGCGCAGAAGCTGCGCAGCGTCGATCTCGTGGGCACGAGGAGCTACGACGAGGTGATCGCGCGGGTGGTCGACCGCGCCAAGACCACCCCCGCGGGATCGTGGATCGTGGGGCGAGGCTGGGATCAGAACGCCTGGGGGAATACGGCCTTCCCCACCCACGAGGCGCTGTCGGCGGCCGTGCCCGACCACCCGGTGATCCTCGATCGGGTGGACGGACACGCGGCCCTCGCCAACGCCGCGGCCATGCGCCTTGCCGGCCTCACGGCCGCCACGAAGGACCCGAGCGGCGGCAAGATCCTGCGCGACGCGAAGGGCGCGCCCACAGGGGTGCTCATCGACCGCGCGTCGGGGCTCGTGGAGAACAAGGTGCCCGCGCCCTCGCGGGAGGAGCTGCGCGCCGCGCTCAAGGACGCGGTGGCGCGCATGCACTCGCTGGGGCTGGTGGGCATGCACGACGCCGGCGCCTCGCGCGAATCCATCGAGCTGTTCGAGGACATGGCCGCGAAGCGCGAGCTCAACTTGCGCCTCTACGTGATGATCGGCGACAACGCCGAGGCGTTGCAGCACTACTTCGCCCTCGGGCCACGCAACGCGCTGTACGACGGTCAGCTCTGGGTGCGGGCGGTGAAGCTGTACGCCGATGGCGCCATGGGCTCGCGCGGCGCGGCGCTGCTGGAGCCGTACAGCGACGACCCGAACAACTCGGGGTTGCTGCTCAGCGCGCCGGCGCACATTCAGGAGGTGGCCGAGCGTGGGCTGGCGGCGGGCTTCCAGGTCAACACGCACGCCATTGGCGACCGCGGCAACCGGGTGGTGCTCGACGCCTATGAGCGGGCGTTCGCCCAGGTCCCCCGCGCCGACCATCGCTTTCGCGTGGAGCATGCGCAGATCCTGCACCAGGACGACATCCCGCGCTTCGCGCAGCTGGGGGTGATTCCCAGCATGCAGGCCAGCCACCAGACGAGTGACATGTACTGGATCGGCAAGCGCCTGGGCCCCACGCGCCTCTACGGCGCCTATGCCTGGCAGTCGCTGCTGAAGACGGGGGTGGTGATCCCCAACGGCAGTGACTTCCCGGTGGAAGACGTGAACCCGCTCATCAGCTTCCACGCCAGCATTGCCCGCCAGGATGCGCGTGACTGGCCTGCCGGTGGCTGGTACCCCGAGCAGCGCATGTCGCGCGAAGACGCGCTGCGCAGCATGACGCTCTGGCCGGCGTATGCGGGCTTCCAGGAACAGGTCATGGGCTCGATCACGCCGGGCAAGTACGCCGACTTCGTGGTGCTCGATCAGGACATCATGCGCATCCCAGCGGACCTGGTGTTGCGGACACGCGTGCTGAGCACCTGGCTGGCAGGCAAGCTGGTCTACAAAGCCCCGCAGTGA
- a CDS encoding ABC transporter substrate-binding protein — protein MRIVSLLPAATEIVALLGATDHLVGITHECDYPDVVRSRARVTRSALPHAHDPSAIDAAVRDAQAGGVALFTLDDKTITALHPTAILTQELCEVCAVREADVRALAARLAPQPEVVTLGGTSLDGIYADIRAVARAIGADDEADELLAGLRDRVKHVHSTLKAAQAPRPRVALVEWTDPLYVAGHWGPEQIARAGGTDVLGAAGAHSVPVAMDALRDADPEIVLFAPCGYSLEQAAAEAGRCLALPQWQWLAGRQVWALDANGLISRPGPRVVEGIEAMASIFAPSLFSEIEPWHAVRLQ, from the coding sequence ATGCGCATCGTCTCCCTGCTCCCCGCCGCCACCGAGATCGTGGCCCTCCTTGGCGCCACCGATCATCTGGTTGGCATCACCCACGAGTGCGACTATCCCGACGTCGTCCGATCGCGTGCCCGGGTGACACGCAGCGCCCTCCCGCATGCCCACGATCCGTCGGCCATCGACGCGGCGGTGCGTGATGCCCAAGCCGGCGGCGTGGCGCTGTTCACGCTCGACGACAAGACCATCACGGCCCTCCACCCAACGGCGATTCTCACCCAGGAGCTGTGCGAGGTGTGCGCCGTGCGCGAGGCGGACGTCCGGGCGCTTGCCGCCCGCCTCGCGCCACAGCCGGAGGTGGTGACGCTGGGCGGCACCTCACTGGACGGGATCTACGCGGATATCCGAGCCGTGGCCCGGGCCATCGGGGCCGACGACGAGGCCGATGAACTGCTGGCGGGGCTGCGGGATCGCGTGAAGCATGTGCACAGCACGCTCAAGGCGGCGCAGGCGCCGCGCCCCAGGGTAGCGCTGGTGGAGTGGACCGACCCGCTGTACGTCGCCGGGCATTGGGGGCCCGAGCAGATCGCCCGCGCCGGCGGTACCGATGTGCTGGGTGCGGCGGGAGCGCACAGCGTGCCGGTGGCCATGGACGCCCTGCGCGATGCCGACCCGGAGATCGTGTTGTTTGCCCCCTGCGGCTACTCGCTCGAGCAGGCGGCCGCGGAGGCGGGGCGGTGTCTTGCCCTGCCGCAGTGGCAATGGCTTGCGGGGCGGCAGGTCTGGGCGCTCGACGCCAACGGCCTCATCTCACGGCCTGGGCCGCGGGTGGTGGAAGGCATCGAGGCCATGGCCAGCATCTTTGCGCCCTCGCTGTTCAGCGAGATCGAACCCTGGCATGCGGTGCGGCTGCAGTAG
- a CDS encoding UDP-glucose/GDP-mannose dehydrogenase family protein, which yields MHIAMIGTGYVGLVSGACFAEFGSTVTCVDMNPEKIEQLGRGEIPIYEPGLDDLVERGMRSGRLRFTTDLPGAVAEADAVFLAVGTPSRRGDGHADLRFVEAAAMDVARALTGYTVIVTKSTVPVGTGRRVAALVRETNPDATFDVASNPEFLREGSAIADFMRPDRVVIGCETDRARAVLRELYRPLFLMETPIVMTSLETAELTKYAANAFLATKITFINEIADLCEKLGADVQDVARGMGLDGRIGKKFLHAGPGYGGSCFPKDTLALARTAQDVGSPVRLVETVVQINDRRKGAMAGRIMAACGGSVRGKTIAVLGVAFKPNTDDMRDAPSLSIVPALQDAGAHVQAFDPAAMHEGKSLLPGVAWCSDPYAAASGAHAVALLTEWNEFRGLDLERLGSVMAQRVFVDLRNVYRPEVVRGLGFAYSSVGRP from the coding sequence ATGCACATTGCCATGATCGGGACCGGCTACGTAGGCCTGGTGTCGGGGGCATGCTTCGCCGAGTTCGGCTCCACCGTCACCTGCGTGGACATGAACCCGGAGAAGATCGAACAGCTTGGCCGCGGTGAGATCCCCATTTACGAGCCCGGCCTCGATGACCTCGTCGAGCGGGGGATGCGGAGCGGGCGCTTGCGCTTCACCACGGATCTCCCGGGGGCCGTAGCGGAGGCGGACGCCGTGTTTCTCGCGGTCGGCACGCCGAGCCGGCGCGGTGATGGCCACGCGGATCTGCGATTCGTGGAAGCGGCCGCCATGGACGTGGCGCGCGCCCTGACCGGCTACACGGTCATCGTCACCAAGAGCACGGTGCCGGTGGGCACGGGACGTCGCGTGGCGGCGCTCGTGCGCGAAACGAATCCCGACGCCACGTTCGATGTGGCGTCGAACCCCGAGTTTCTGCGCGAAGGATCGGCCATTGCCGATTTCATGCGCCCCGACCGGGTCGTGATCGGCTGCGAAACCGACCGTGCCCGCGCGGTGCTGCGCGAGCTCTATCGACCGCTGTTTCTCATGGAGACGCCGATCGTGATGACGAGCCTCGAGACGGCAGAGCTCACCAAGTACGCGGCGAATGCGTTCCTCGCCACCAAGATCACGTTCATCAACGAAATCGCCGACCTGTGCGAGAAGCTGGGCGCCGATGTGCAGGACGTGGCCCGCGGCATGGGGCTCGACGGCCGGATCGGCAAGAAGTTTCTGCACGCCGGGCCGGGATACGGGGGCAGTTGCTTCCCCAAGGACACGCTCGCGCTCGCGCGCACGGCGCAGGATGTCGGCTCGCCGGTGCGGCTCGTGGAAACGGTGGTGCAGATCAACGATCGCCGGAAGGGGGCCATGGCCGGCCGCATCATGGCGGCGTGCGGCGGAAGCGTCCGGGGGAAGACGATTGCCGTGCTGGGCGTGGCCTTCAAGCCCAACACCGACGACATGCGTGATGCGCCGAGCCTGTCGATCGTGCCGGCGCTGCAGGACGCCGGTGCGCATGTGCAGGCGTTCGACCCGGCAGCCATGCACGAAGGCAAGTCGCTGTTACCGGGGGTAGCGTGGTGCAGCGACCCGTATGCGGCGGCGTCCGGTGCCCACGCCGTCGCGCTGCTGACCGAGTGGAACGAATTCCGAGGGCTCGACCTCGAGCGCCTGGGCAGCGTGATGGCGCAGCGGGTCTTCGTGGACCTGCGGAATGTGTACCGGCCAGAGGTGGTGAGGGGGCTGGGGTTCGCGTACTCGAGTGTGGGGCGGCCGTAG
- a CDS encoding acyl-CoA dehydrogenase: protein MSPTAAEPSHRPLTILSEEEELFRSAVAELAQSDVAPRVRAMEEAGKLDPVLTAKFFELGLMGIELPEQYGGAGGSLMMVTLAVEELSKVDASAAIQVDVQNTLVNYPLHRYGNEEQRARILPRMTADTIGAYALSEPGSGSDAFGLATRATRADGGWTLDGSKAWITNGGEASVFVVFANTRPDMGYKGITAFIVEKGTPGFSVGKKEDKLGIRASSTTSLHFENVFVSDANVLGDVGAGYKIAIETLNEGRIGIGAQMLGVAQGALQAAIGHLKERKQFGKALTEFQGIQFQVAQAATELEAARLMVYNAARLKDAGRDIAREGAMAKLYASQMCERVTSLCVELFGGYGYTREYPAEKFYRDAKIGTIYEGTSNMQLQTIAKAVLR, encoded by the coding sequence ATGAGTCCCACCGCCGCCGAACCCTCCCATCGCCCGCTGACCATCCTGTCCGAGGAGGAGGAGCTTTTTCGCTCCGCCGTGGCCGAGTTGGCGCAGTCCGACGTCGCGCCGCGCGTTCGGGCCATGGAGGAGGCCGGCAAGCTCGATCCCGTCCTTACCGCCAAGTTCTTCGAGCTCGGACTCATGGGCATCGAGTTGCCCGAGCAGTACGGCGGCGCCGGCGGGTCGCTCATGATGGTCACCCTCGCCGTGGAAGAGCTGAGCAAGGTGGACGCGTCGGCGGCCATTCAGGTGGACGTGCAGAACACGCTCGTCAACTATCCGCTGCACCGGTACGGCAATGAGGAGCAGCGCGCGCGCATCCTCCCGCGCATGACGGCCGACACGATTGGCGCCTACGCCCTCTCCGAACCCGGCTCGGGCTCGGACGCCTTTGGCCTCGCCACGCGCGCCACGCGGGCCGACGGCGGGTGGACGCTCGATGGGAGCAAGGCGTGGATCACCAATGGTGGGGAAGCCAGCGTGTTCGTCGTGTTTGCCAACACCCGGCCCGATATGGGCTACAAGGGGATCACGGCGTTCATCGTGGAGAAGGGCACGCCCGGCTTTTCGGTGGGCAAGAAAGAGGACAAGCTGGGTATTCGTGCGTCCAGCACCACGAGCCTCCACTTCGAAAATGTCTTCGTGTCCGATGCGAACGTGCTCGGTGACGTCGGAGCGGGATACAAGATCGCCATCGAGACGCTGAACGAGGGACGTATTGGCATCGGCGCGCAAATGCTCGGGGTGGCGCAGGGGGCACTGCAGGCGGCCATCGGGCACCTGAAGGAGCGCAAGCAGTTCGGCAAGGCGCTCACGGAGTTCCAGGGGATCCAGTTCCAGGTGGCGCAGGCGGCCACCGAACTCGAAGCCGCGCGCCTCATGGTGTACAACGCGGCACGCCTCAAGGATGCCGGCCGCGACATTGCGCGCGAGGGCGCCATGGCCAAGCTGTACGCCTCGCAGATGTGTGAGCGCGTGACGAGCCTGTGCGTGGAGCTGTTTGGCGGGTACGGCTATACGCGGGAGTATCCCGCGGAAAAGTTCTACCGCGACGCCAAGATCGGCACCATCTATGAAGGCACGAGCAACATGCAGCTGCAGACGATCGCGAAGGCCGTGCTCCGGTAG
- a CDS encoding fasciclin domain-containing protein yields the protein MRKLSLLATAAVLAFAAPTVAQAQDKDIVETAVAAGSFKTLAKLLGDAGLVETLKGPGPFTVFAPTDEAFAKVPAATLQALAADKAKLKSVLLYHVVAGKVMAADALKLAGKGAKTVEGSEAKISVMGSTPMINNAHIVKTDIAAKNGVIHVIDAVILPPSK from the coding sequence ATGCGCAAGCTTTCCCTGCTCGCTACGGCCGCCGTGCTGGCCTTCGCTGCCCCCACCGTGGCCCAGGCGCAGGATAAGGATATCGTCGAGACCGCCGTGGCGGCGGGCTCGTTCAAGACGCTCGCCAAGCTCCTCGGCGATGCCGGCCTGGTTGAAACGCTGAAGGGCCCGGGTCCGTTCACCGTGTTCGCCCCGACCGACGAGGCGTTCGCCAAGGTCCCCGCCGCTACCCTCCAGGCGCTGGCCGCCGACAAGGCGAAGCTCAAGAGCGTCCTGCTCTACCACGTGGTGGCTGGCAAGGTGATGGCTGCCGACGCCCTCAAGCTCGCCGGCAAGGGCGCCAAGACGGTGGAAGGGTCCGAAGCCAAGATCTCGGTCATGGGCAGCACGCCGATGATCAACAACGCGCACATCGTGAAGACCGACATCGCCGCCAAGAACGGCGTGATTCACGTGATCGACGCGGTGATCCTGCCGCCCAGCAAGTAA
- a CDS encoding endonuclease/exonuclease/phosphatase family protein, translating into MASSGRAASRPGQVTRLVRSAVWLASALSVVGWLVLASVNDASPFGMLLGFAPRWWVVFPWLLLLPLGALAGLPTALVAVGGTLAAVFGIARFELPRGTPAAPPRALRVVTYNTDFSLPLTLRLRNDLRRWDADIVLLQDCKVVLAQTLRLAVPEAGSLGPYCFASRWPIVEAVPLTPPESRGTTTSPPAIRLRIRTPRGELLVYAVHLPSPRHALGAARWPQPGELVPRLRASLEERGRASAYVSSVVARRDRHFLVAGDFNLPFGSAILRRDWSDLTNAFAAVGVGFGHTMQAGIFPVRIDHVLVPPTLRPVAATVLSGYPSEHQPVVVDLAWPD; encoded by the coding sequence ATGGCTAGTTCCGGGCGCGCCGCCTCGCGGCCGGGCCAGGTCACCCGACTCGTCCGCTCGGCGGTCTGGCTTGCCAGTGCCCTGTCGGTCGTCGGTTGGCTTGTCCTGGCTTCCGTGAACGATGCCAGCCCGTTCGGAATGCTACTGGGCTTTGCTCCCCGGTGGTGGGTGGTGTTCCCCTGGCTCCTGCTGCTTCCCCTGGGGGCTCTCGCGGGTCTCCCCACGGCGCTGGTCGCCGTTGGCGGCACGCTGGCCGCCGTCTTTGGAATCGCCCGGTTCGAGCTCCCCCGTGGGACGCCCGCGGCCCCGCCCCGCGCGCTGCGCGTCGTCACCTACAATACCGACTTCAGCCTGCCGCTGACCTTGCGGCTGCGCAACGATCTGCGCCGATGGGATGCCGACATCGTGCTGCTGCAGGACTGCAAGGTCGTGCTGGCCCAGACACTGCGCCTTGCCGTGCCCGAAGCGGGCTCGCTGGGCCCGTACTGCTTTGCCTCCCGCTGGCCCATCGTCGAAGCGGTGCCGCTCACGCCCCCTGAGTCGCGAGGAACCACGACCTCGCCGCCCGCCATCCGGCTGCGTATCCGCACGCCCAGAGGTGAGCTGCTGGTCTATGCCGTGCACTTGCCCAGCCCGCGCCATGCGCTCGGGGCGGCGCGATGGCCACAGCCGGGTGAACTGGTTCCGCGGTTGCGTGCGTCGCTGGAGGAGCGCGGACGCGCGTCGGCCTACGTCTCCTCGGTGGTCGCGCGGCGCGACCGGCACTTCCTCGTGGCCGGCGATTTCAACCTGCCCTTTGGCAGCGCCATTCTGCGCCGAGACTGGAGCGACCTCACCAACGCCTTCGCCGCCGTCGGGGTGGGCTTTGGCCACACCATGCAGGCGGGGATCTTCCCGGTGCGCATTGACCACGTACTGGTGCCGCCCACGCTGCGCCCCGTTGCCGCCACCGTCCTGTCTGGGTACCCCAGCGAGCATCAGCCCGTGGTGGTCGACCTCGCCTGGCCGGACTGA